From Daucus carota subsp. sativus chromosome 6, DH1 v3.0, whole genome shotgun sequence, the proteins below share one genomic window:
- the LOC108225347 gene encoding delta(12) fatty acid desaturase FAD2, producing the protein MGAGGRMATPSGKKTETEALRRAPHEKPPFTIGDLKKAIPPHCFEKSLITSFRYLIQDLLMAYALYYVATTYIDQYLPRPLNYLGWAAYIAVQGCVLTGAWVVGHECDHDAFSNYNWINDLVGLIVHSSLMVPYFSWKISHRRHHANTQSLENDEVYVPRFKSNIRNYYKILNNPPGRVLVWATTLLIGFPLYLMFNVSGHKYERWTSHYDPHSPLYSERERKEIIISDIAILAVIYGLYHLVLLKGFAWVFCVYGGPLLVVNGWFTLITILNHTHPSVPYYDSTEWDWLRGALCTVDRDYGILNKVFHNVCNAHVCHHIFSMIPHYHGLEATEAMKPLLGDYYQYDGTPILKAMYREMKECIYVEKDEGETKGVYWYRKEI; encoded by the coding sequence TCTCAAGAAAGCCATTCCCCCCCATTGCTTCGAAAAATCTCTCATCACTTCTTTCCGCTACCTCATTCAAGATCTCCTCATGGCCTACGCGTTGTACTACGTGGCCACCACTTATATAGACCAGTATCTTCCGCGCCCTCTCAACTACTTGGGCTGGGCAGCTTACATTGCTGTACAAGGCTGCGTCCTCACCGGTGCCTGGGTCGTGGGCCACGAATGCGATCACGACGCCTTCAGCAATTACAATTGGATCAATGACCTTGTCGGCCTCATTGTCCACTCTTCTCTCATGGTCCCTTACTTCTCATGGAAAATCAGCCACCGTCGCCACCACGCCAACACTCAGTCCCTCGAGAACGACGAGGTTTACGTCCCACGATTCAAGTCCAACATCCGAAACTACTACAAAATCCTCAACAACCCCCCGGGGCGCGTCCTCGTATGGGCCACCACTCTCCTCATAGGCTTCCCTCTGTACCTAATGTTCAACGTCTCAGGCCACAAGTACGAGAGATGGACCTCGCATTACGATCCCCACAGCCCTCTCTACTCTGAGCGCGAACGCAAAGAGATCATCATCTCTGACATTGCCATTCTTGCTGTCATCTATGGCCTCTATCATCTCGTCTTGCTCAAAGGCTTTGCATGGGTGTTCTGTGTCTACGGAGGTCCACTCCTAGTTGTTAACGGATGGTTCACGTTGATCACGATCCTCAACCACACTCATCCTTCTGTGCCTTACTACGACTCCACCGAATGGGACTGGCTGAGGGGAGCTCTCTGCACTGTCGACAGAGACTACGGAATTCTGAACAAGGTGTTCCACAATGTGTGCAATGCTCATGTTTGTCACCATATTTTCTCCATGATCCCGCATTACCACGGGCTCGAGGCCACCGAGGCCATGAAGCCCTTGTTGGGAGACTACTATCAGTATGATGGAACTCCGATTCTCAAGGCCATGTATAGAGAAATGAAGGAGTGTATTTATGTTGAGAAAGATGAAGGTGAGACCAAGGGAGTGTATTGGTACAGAAAGGAGATATAG
- the LOC108226328 gene encoding uncharacterized protein At1g28695 produces the protein MDLAQAQKNHQIVNFTLASLLFLGLLYVFVCNEANVNYLILPTPFQKPQVLASSSKSHAATFNVTPYEKDELLEEVLAETSTQNKTMIIAMVNKAYVEGDKPMLDIFLHGFWLGENTRNLVDHLLIVAADQTSYDRCKYLHLHCYKLKTDGVDFMGEKLYMSEDFINMMWRRTLFLTNVLKHGYNFIFTDADVLWLRNPFPNLIQNQSIDIQISVDYFIGHPWSECRQRINTGFYMINSNHKTIALFDSWYAQKNKSEGLKEQDVLEKLMRRGLFRRLGIKARFLDTLYFSGFCQDSRDVRVVSTVHANCCRSIHAKVTDLTSVIHDWKRFFANQTVPFRWSPHNACMDSWRNR, from the exons ATGGATCTTGCTCAGGCTCAAAAGAATCATCAGATCGTGAATTTTACCCTAGCatctcttctttttcttggttTACTCTATGTATTTGTTTGCAATGAAGCCAACGTCAACTACTTGATCTTGCCTACACCTTTTCAAAAACCTCAAGTCCTTGCCTCTAGTAGCAAATCCCATGCTGCAACT TTCAACGTGACGCCATACGAGAAAGATGAACTACTAGAGGAGGTTCTAGCAGAGACGTCAACACAAAACAAGACGATGATTATAGCAATGGTGAACAAAGCCTACGTAGAAGGAGATAAGCCCATGCTCGACATATTTCTCCATGGATTTTGGCTAGGCGAAAATACAAGAAACCTAGTCGATCATCTCTTAATCGTGGCGGCAGATCAAACCTCGTATGATCGGTGTAAATATCTACACTTGCATTGCTACAAGCTTAAAACGGACGGCGTGGATTTTATGGGGGAGAAGCTATACATGAGTGAAGATTTCATCAACATGATGTGGAGAAGAACGCTGTTTctcactaatgttcttaaacATGGATATAACTTCATATTCACG GACGCAGACGTATTATGGCTAAGAAACCCATTCCCAAATCTCATACAAAACCAAAGCATCGACATCCAAATCAGCGTCGACTACTTCATCGGCCACCCATGGTCAGAATGCAGACAACGGATCAACACAGGCTTCTACATGATCAATTCCAACCACAAAACCATCGCACTGTTCGATTCCTGGTACGCTCAAAAAAACAAATCCGAGGGTCTGAAAGAACAAGATGTGCTGGAAAAACTGATGCGCCGAGGTTTGTTTAGGAGGTTAGGGATCAAGGCTAGGTTCTTGGACACTCTTTACTTCAGTGGGTTTTGTCAAGACAGTAGAGATGTTAGAGTTGTGTCCACAGTTCATGCTAACTGTTGTAGAAGTATCCATGCTAAGGTTACTGATCTAACTAGTGTCATTCATGACTGGAAAAGATTTTTCGCTAATCAAACGGTGCCGTTTAGATGGTCACCGCACAATGCATGTATGGATTCGTGGAGAAATCGCTGA